The proteins below come from a single Sorghum bicolor cultivar BTx623 chromosome 4, Sorghum_bicolor_NCBIv3, whole genome shotgun sequence genomic window:
- the LOC8073915 gene encoding uncharacterized protein LOC8073915, whose amino-acid sequence MHLQAGGAVHLHLLQYFMPQHQPQESATDLEAQESAVCRRSRSSTSPAPATMWEYHQQAAHAAAALQTASSPASSFPSWSPYAGTTAALLGSSSAFATDAGSSPPGMRLPAAGEHAVHGHAWSQHGEQSNITCYKENFLDLLASKNVTQEMFEDVPAGHYAAQAMSGRFGAAGSDVAPIKYEVTAGSSPLFFGSTTAGMHQQGMDMVGCTPRYAYAAADHHQMKEGGGSQQQELDAAPAMASFLQQLSSNASVGMHASLDYSGTGGLDKICQESRALETSPFGMRSLPDLGSFGGYSRSTAESTSSVQPYLRSSNLAETSKQEPDIVSARSSSSGSGAASDRKKRASEERTSTVKKSKQEGSKPSPPKQQVPKVKIGEKITALQQIVSPFGKTDTASVLFETIKYIKFLHEQVQLLSEPYTNSSRSKGNHQLPWGDHAHAAAETSKGDEAEHDLRDRGLCLVPVSWTPEVYRDGTAMDYWTPAYRGCLYR is encoded by the exons ATGCACCTGCAGGCAGGCGGCGCCGTgcacctccacctcctccagTATTTCATGCCCCAGCACCAACCGCAGGAATCAGCCACCGACCTAGAGGCGCAGGAGTCGGCCGTGTGCAGGCGCAGCCGCTCGTCCACTTCGCCGGCGCCGGCTACCATGTGGGAGTATCACCAGCAGGCGGCGCATGCGGCGGCGGCCTTGCAGACGGCCTCGTCGCCGGCGTCTTCTTTCCCTTCCTGGAGCCCCTACGCCGGGACTACGGCTGCGCTCCTCGGCTCCAGCTCGGCCTTCGCCACCGATGCCGGCTCGTCGCCACCCGGCATGCGCCTTCCGGCAGCCGGGGAGCACGCCGTGCACGGCCACGCATGGAGCCAGCACGGCGAACA AAGCAACATCACATGCTACAAGGAGAACTTCCTCGATCTGCTCGCGTCGAAGAACGTGACGCAGGAGATGTTCGAGGACGTCCCCGCTGGTCACTACGCCGCGCAGGCGATGTCAGGAAGATTCGGGGCAGCAGGCTCTGATGTTGCACCGATCAAGTACGAGGTCACCGCCGGCTCCTCCCCGCTGTTCTTCGGGAGCACTACTGCTGGTATGCACCAGCAGGGGATGGACATGGTGGGTTGCACGCCGCGGTACGCCTACGCCGCCGCCGACCACCATCAGATGAAGGAAGGCGGCGGCAGCCAGCAGCAAGAACTTGATGCAGCACCGGCCATGGCTTCCTTTCTTCAGCAACTGAGTTCGAATGCTAGTGTTGGCATGCATGCTAGCTTGGACTATTCAGGCACAGGAGGACTCGACAAGATTTGCCAGGAGAGCCGAGCATTGGAAACTAGCCCTTTTGGTATGAGGAGCTTGCCCGATCTCGGTTCTTTCGGTGGCTACAGCAGATCAACCGCAGAATCGACATCGTCAGTGCAACCATACCTGAGATCCAGCAATCTCGCTGAAACCAGTAAACAAGAGCCGGATATTGTGTCG GCAaggagcagcagcagtggcAGTGGAGCGGCGAGCGATCGAAAGAAGCGGGCGTCCGAGGAAAGGACGAGCACCGTGAAGAAGTCTAAGCAAGAGGGCTCTAAACCATCTCCTCCCAAG CAACAAGTGCCTAAAGTGAAGATAGGAGAGAAGATCACAGCATTGCAACAGATCGTTTCACCATTTGGGAAG ACTGATACAGCATCAGTGCTGTTTGAAACCATCAAGTACATCAAGTTTCTGCATGAACAAGTACAG CTACTCAGCGAGCCGTACACGAATTCGAGCAGGAGCAAG GGTAACCACCAGCTTCCATGGGGAGATCATGCTCATGCTGCAGCAGAGACGAGCAAGGGAGACGAGGCAGAGCACGACCTGAGAGACAGAGGGCTCTGCTTGGTCCCTGTCTCGTGGACACCTGAAGTCTACCGGGACGGGACTGCCATGGACTACTGGACGCCGGCGTACAGGGGCTGCCTGTACCGATGA
- the LOC8076047 gene encoding uncharacterized protein LOC8076047, whose protein sequence is MAAMGWSDLPSDLLTDIAGGITELADIARFRSVCSSWRLAARAAAAAPPPQPPWLLLPSSPSRLFFCPREDRIYPNLRLPRPDAATHHHRRRRLYASPHGWTLATDPTDQTASLVHPFTGATRPLPPLPAFFEETDDLAWDWSPHGVMVSCGEGLLFCAADPTTAASWAPIPALADCNASSINYAGGEFFVFEEDVCRTTVVDAVTLAVASVIQPPAAVEVPTEARVAVAGDELFLVVKSKWMYLFGDDVDFSKAFHVNHRGVNPVWQELTGIGDRALFVDKLHGFAVPTPGFGNLEGNTIYSVSSKDVNNNRRHTPTTVNYSVSAFSLESRISKKLVCLLNGREMAKRGETASWIVPSLDEG, encoded by the coding sequence ATGGCCGCCATGGGCTGGTCCGACCTCCCCTCCGATCTCCTCACCGACATCGCCGGTGGGATCACCGAGCTCGCGGATATCGCTCGGTTCCGCTCCGTCTGCTCCTCCTGGCGCTTGGCGGCGCgggccgccgcggccgccccGCCCCCGCAGCCGCCGTGGCTTCTCCTCCCGTCGTCCCCGTCCCGACTCTTCTTCTGCCCCCGGGAGGACCGAATCTACCCGAACCTCCGCTTGCCCCGCCCCGACGCGGCGacgcaccaccaccgccgccgccgcctctacGCGTCCCCGCATGGGTGGACCCTCGCCACCGACCCGACAGATCAGACTGCTTCCCTCGTCCACCCCTTCACCGGCGCGACCCGCCCGCTCCCGCCGCTCCCGGCCTTCTTCGAGGAGACCGACGACCTGGCCTGGGACTGGTCTCCGCACGGCGTCATGGTGTCCTGCGGCGAGGGCCTCCTCTTCTGCGCCGCCGACCCGACGACGGCCGCCTCCTGGGCCCCGATCCCCGCTCTGGCCGACTGCAACGCCAGCAGCATCAACTACGCCGGCGGCGAGTTCTTCGTCTTCGAGGAGGACGTCTGCCGCACCACCGTCGTCGACGCGGTCACCCTCGCCGTCGCCTCCGTGATCCAGCCCCCCGCCGCCGTCGAGGTCCCCACCGAGGCGCGCGTCGcggtcgccggcgacgagctcttcctcgtcgtcaagtCCAAGTGGATGTACCTCTTCGGCGACGACGTCGACTTCTCCAAGGCCTTCCACGTCAACCACCGCGGCGTCAATCCTGTCTGGCAGGAGCTCACAGGCATCGGCGACCGTGCGCTGTTCGTGGATAAACTCCACGGGTTTGCAGTGCCGACGCCGGGGTTCGGAAATCTTGAGGGCAACACAATCTATTCAGTGAGCAGCAAGGATGTGAACAACAATAGGCGTCACACTCCCACCACGGTGAACTACAGCGTGTCGGCATTTAGCCTTGAGAGCCGTATCTCCAAGAAACTTGTGTGCCTGCTCAACGGCCGGGAGATGGCGAAGCGTGGTGAGACGGCATCGTGGATCGTACCGAGCTTGGATGAAGGCTGA
- the LOC8073916 gene encoding amino acid transporter ANTL1, giving the protein MGFGMGNNNGASSSSSRLDPAPLLPHHGSGSREVGLSSQPKTFANVFIAVVGAGVLGLPYTFSHTGWAAGTLLLFSVAALTFYCMMLLVACRRRLADEHPKIASFGDLGDAVFGAHGRFAVDVMLVLSQVSFCVGYLIFISNTMAHLYPITAPSSSALLSPKALVIWAMLPFQLGLNSIKTLTLLAPLSIFADVVDLGAMGVVLGQDVAAWVAKPVPVAAFGGPAALLYGLGVSVYAFEGVGMVLPLEAEAANKKKFGVTLGLSMAFIAVMYGLFGVMGYVAFGDATRDIITTNLGAGWLSAAVQLGLCINLFFTMPVMMNPVYEVAERLLHGKRYCWWLRWLLVIVVGLAAMYVPNFTDFLALVGSSVCVLLGFVLPASFHLKVFGGEMEWPGVVSDVLLVVIGLSLAVFGTYTSLLQIFHSSSA; this is encoded by the coding sequence ATGGGATTCGGAATGGGGAATAATAACGGGgcgagctcctcgtcgtcgcggCTGGACCCGGCGCCGCTGCTGCCGCACCACGGCAGCGGGAGCCGCGAGGTCGGCCTGTCGTCGCAGCCCAAGACGTTCGCCAACGTCTTCATCGCGGTGGTGGGCGCCGGCGTGCTGGGACTGCCGTACACCTTCTCGCACACCGGGTGGGCGGCGGGGACGCTGCTGCTCTTCTCCGTCGCCGCGCTCACCTTCTACTGCATGATGCTGCTCGTcgcgtgccgccgccgcctcgccgaCGAGCACCCTAAGATCGCCTCGTTCGGGGACCTCGGGGACGCCGTGTTCGGCGCGCACGGCCGGTTCGCCGTCGACGTCATGCTGGTGCTCAGCCAAGTCAGCTTCTGCGTCGGCTACCTCATCTTCATCTCTAACACCATGGCGCACCTCTACCCGATTACCGCGCCGTCCTCCTCGGCCCTCCTCTCCCCCAAGGCGCTCGTCATCTGGGCGATGCTGCCGTTCCAGCTCGGGCTCAATTCCATCAAGACGCTCACGCTGCTCGCGCCACTCAGCATCTTCGCCGACGTCGTCGACCTCGGCGCCATGGGCGTGGTGCTTGGCCAGGACGTTGCCGCCTGGGTCGCTAAGCCCGTGCCCGTGGCCGCCTTCGGCGGGCCTGCCGCGCTTCTCTACGGTCTCGGCGTCTCCGTGTACGCGTTCGAGGGCGTCGGCATGGTGCTGCCGCTGGAGGCCGAGGCGGCGAACAAGAAGAAGTTCGGCGTCACGCTGGGGCTGTCCATGGCGTTCATCGCCGTCATGTACGGGCTGTTCGGCGTGATGGGGTACGTCGCGTTCGGCGACGCCACGCGGGACATCATCACCACAAACCTCGGCGCCGGGTGGCTGTCGGCCGCCGTGCAGCTGGGGCTCTGCATCAACCTCTTCTTCACGATGCCGGTGATGATGAACCCCGTGTACGAGGTCGCCGAGCGCCTGCTCCACGGGAAGCGCTACTGCTGGTGGCTGAGGTGGCtgctcgtcatcgtcgtcggacTCGCCGCCATGTACGTGCCCAACTTCACGGACTTCCTGGCGCTCGTCGGGAGCAGCGTCTGCGTCCTCCTCGGCTTCGTGCTGCCGGCCTCGTTCCACCTCAAGGTGTTCGGCGGCGAGATGGAATGGCCCGGAGTGGTATCCGATGTCCTGCTGGTCGTGATCGGCCTCTCGCTCGCCGTGTTCGGGACGTACACGTCGCTGCTGCAAATCTTCCACTCGTCAAGCGCTTGA